One window of the Zea mays cultivar B73 chromosome 3, Zm-B73-REFERENCE-NAM-5.0, whole genome shotgun sequence genome contains the following:
- the LOC100277020 gene encoding uncharacterized protein LOC100277020 (The RefSeq protein has 2 substitutions compared to this genomic sequence), which yields MAAVSSTSTASSYFSPQPQLPISTADPAASKSRLMRQPRRSSSFVMVEASSASGSDGGVARTKSLTEDDLEELKGCLDLGFGFAYSEIPELCGTLPALELCYSMTRRFLDEQKAPGQEEELEPASPPLPNWRISGPGDDPEEVKARLKYWAQAVACTVKLCS from the exons ATGGCGGCCGTCTCCTCCACCTCAACCGCCGCCTCCTACTTCTCCCCGCAGCCGCAGCTGCCGATCTCCACCGCCGACCCTGCCGCCAGCAAAAGTAGGTTGATGCGGCAGCCACGGCGGAGCAGCAGCTTCGTGATGGTGGAGGCGTCCTCTGCCAGCGGCAGCGACGGCGGGGTGGCCAGGACGAAGAGCCTCACGGAGGACGACCTGGAGGAGCTCAAGGGCtgcctcgacctcggcttcggattcGCGTACAGCGAGATACCCGAGCTCTGCGGGACGCTGCCCGCGCTCGAACTCTGCTACTCCATGACCCGGAGGTTCCTCGACGAGCAGAAGGCGCCGGGGCAGGATGAGGAGTTGGAGCCTGCGTCGCCGCCGCTCCCCAATTGGAGGATCTCTGGCCCGG GTGACGATCCAGAAGAAGTGAAGGCGAGGTTGAAGTATTGGGCTCAAGCTGTTGCATGCACTGTCAAGCTCTGCAGCTAA